From a single Rutidosis leptorrhynchoides isolate AG116_Rl617_1_P2 chromosome 5, CSIRO_AGI_Rlap_v1, whole genome shotgun sequence genomic region:
- the LOC139850644 gene encoding uncharacterized protein — protein MSNNQNVNQNTLRSLLEKEKLNGSNFLDWYRNLRIVLKYEGKLNKIEEPLPEAPPETATAAQKNAYQKLFDEQEKIALIMLASMTSDLQKEMEDRTAYDMMTELKNMFQKQASQELYETYKLLQTCKMEEGQSVSSHVLKMKSYIDRLEKLGTTLPPNLAVNTVLVSLPKSYHQFVMNYNMQGWEKSLAEVHSMLKTAEQDIPYKVSNPGVLMIRDGKVRKNKLKTWGKGKGKSIAKKKIPPPPKKENPAKDADCFHCGKVGHWRRNCPSYLSELRKGKAGQTSKSGNEKK, from the exons atgtcaaacaatcaaaacgtaaaccaaaacaccctccgttctttgttggagaaggagaaactcaatggttcaaacttcctcgattggtaccgcaacctgagaattgttctcaaatatgaagggaagttgaacaaaattgaagaacccttacccgaagctcctcctgagacagctactgctgctcaaaagaatgcttatcagaagttgtttgatgagcaagagaagatagctttaatcatgcttgctagtatgacttctgacctccaaaaggaaatggaagatcgtacagcatatgatatgatgactgagctgaaaaatatgtttcagaaacaggctagtcaagagttatatgaaacttataagcttcttcaaacatgcaaaatggaggagggtcaatcagtgagttctcatgtcttaaaaatgaaaagctacattgaccgattggaaaaacttggaactaccttgccgcctaacttggccgtgaacacggttttggtttcactaccaaaatcgtatcaccaatttgtgatgaattacaatatgcaaggttgggagaaatctctggcagaggtgcactcgatgctcaaaactgctgaacaggatattccatataaggtttccaatccaggtgtcctgatgattagggatggtaaggtgagaaagaataagctaaaaacttggggaaaaggaaaaggcaagtcaattgctaagaagaaaattccaccacctcccaagaaagaaaacccagcgaaagacgccgacTGTTTtcactgtggaaaagttggccactggaggaggaactgtccttcctacctatctgagttgagaaaaggcaaagctggccagactagcaaatcag ggaatgagaagaagtaa